CGAACACAAAGTCCAGTTGTTTTTGTTGAGAGAACCAACCAATGTGTCGGCTCCATTTCTGAGCAAATGCTgcctttttgtttttttacaaaaGGCCTCCTGTCCAGACCAGTGTGTCACAGCTCTAACAACTAAAATAACATGTCTTAAAACATGAAAGGCGGTCGGGAGGAGGCAAGATCAGGTGGGTCCATTCTAGCCAATAAGAGGGCAACAATAAGCACAACTCTGCATATAAACTGTTTTAGAAAAAAAAAAAGTGTCCGTGATGTCATGTGTCCTACTTTTATATATCAGTACACTCAGAAACACCTAAAGCACGAGTGGGACTGGGGAGGAGATTTACATTTTGTTTTTCCCCTAGAACCACACAaaccacagctgattcaaataataagAACTTGATGATGAATTGATTATTTTAAGTCAGCTGTGTAGCGCTGGGGGCAAAAAAACGAAATGTTCACCCCTTGGGATCCTCAGGACCCTGTTTGGAAAAAGGACACACTTCAAAAAGTGGCctgctataggacagacacttcaaaacgtggcctgctataggacagacacttcaaaacgtggcctgctataggacagacacttcaaaacgtggcctgctataggacagacacttcaaaacgtggcctgctataggacagacacttcaaaacgtggcctgctataggacagacacttcaaaacgtggcctgctataggacagacacttcaaaacacggcctgctataggacagacacttcaaaacgtGGCCTGCTATAGGACGGACACTTCAAAACGTGGCctgctataggacagacacttcaaaacgtggcctgctataggacagacactaggacagacacttcaaaacgtggcctgctataggacagacacttcaaaacgtggcctgctataggacagacacttcaaaacgtggcctgctataggacagacacttcaaaacgtggcctgctataggacagacacttcaaaacgtggcctgctataggacagacacttcaaaacgtggcctgctataggacagacacttcaaaacgtggcctgctataggacagacacttcaaaataggacagacacttcaaaacgtggcctgctataggacagacacttcaaaacgtggcctgctataggacagacacttcaaaacacggcctgctataggacagacacttcaaaacacgGCCTGCTATAGGACGGACACTTAAAAACACGGCCTGCTATAGGACGGACACTTCAAAACACGGCCTGCTATAGGACGGACACTTCAAAACACGGCctgctataggacagacacttcaaaacacggcctgctataggacagacacttcaaaacgtgacctgctataggacagacacttcaaaacacagcctgctataggacagacacttcaaaacactgcctgctataggacagacacttcaaaacacggcctgctataggacagacacttcaaaacacggcctgctataggacagacacttcaaaacacggcctgctataggacagacacttcaaaacacgGCCTGCTATAGGACACACTTCAAAACGCGACCTATCTGTTTCTAAACGCACCACTTTGGAGAATTTAAACTATGAATGAAACACAGAACGCGTATCGGAATTGTTTAGTAAACCATATTAAAAAATAGGTTAGAGTAGACCTATGTTCAGAGATTAATTTCCACAATCTATCTTTACaagccattcaaaatgtatttcatGTGACGTTAAAATGGTGAGAGGCCAGTATGCTTTTAACCCCTTGGGTACCTTACAATCACAGCAATCTTGAAACTGCCGGGTACGGCAACGGGTACGCATGCTTTTTCCTCGTGTGTATGTTTTCTTCAAATGATGACAATAGTGCAGATCTCTGCGTAGTTTGATCTGTCGACCTAACGAGCTACATGTATTTGGGTCAGAGAAGACATTGTTTTCCTGTACCTTTAAGAGTGGGGCGCAGTGTGCAGGACTACACTGGGTACGTAATTCAAACACTTGGCTCCTCCTAATTTTACGGTTTCGTTTCCTGGAGGTCGAGCCTGTCGTGTTGTTGACAAAAACACGTAACAAATATCGTTTTTTACTGGGCAAAATGGGTCAGTCGTTGCCGACCCCGGACTGCGAGCCCTCGGTGTGTCCTTTGTGCCACGGTATATGTCGGAATCCGACCGCGCTGAGATGCAAACATGTTTTCTGCTACTGCTGTATACAGGAGTTATGGAGTGGTTCGCCCACCGGTCCATACTACTGCCCCGAGTGCAAGGAGGAGTACAAGACATTACCGGTGGGGTTCAAGAGAGACACTACCGCAAGTCCGTGGCGACATGACGCGCCTGCACATACACGCACCACGGCAGCCACAGGTAACTTCCCGAATTCACCAGACACTTCTGCCCATGCGCAATTAGGCTGGGGACAACGATACAGGGGTTTTATTCATTACTCCacttctgttgcaaaacgttccGTCTGTTACAAAACGTTTTACAACACAAACCGTTTATTTCAAACGGAAAAACCCTTTGCAACGAAAACGAGAAGTTAATATTGGACCAATTCTGATAGGTCCCTCCACGCTTCGTTATTCTATCTTAAAATAATATGATATTTATGATATTTCCCATCATTTTGTAACTCTGCATCATTGGGAAGGGCTTGTAAAGCAAGCATTTCgcttagtctacacctgttgtattctgtgctgtgacaaatacaatttgatttgatttagctcgGTTTGTGTCCTTTTGATGTAACCTAAGTAGGCCTCATCACTAATGTATTTGTGTtatgtatgttgtgttgggtatACAAGGCAGAGGCAATGAAGAGGATGTCATTGAGATAAATTCGGCGGGCTGGAACCTTGGGAAGAGAGCCTTCATCTCTCAATCCAAGCGTCTGTTAGGGAAGAGACCAGCCAGTTCTCCTGTCCCAGGAGGCCATCTTCACGACAACAAGAGACAAGCCACTggcagctcctcttcctcccactccaGGGGACAGTCTGGTGACCGTAAGAGACCcgccacttcctcttcctcctcttcagccAATCAGAACACGTCGTCTGACGTCGAGTTGTCCAGTGAGGAGGAGGTGCCAGCAGCACCATTCTCCTTAGCAACCAAACCGTCTAGTACTGCGTCCGTCGCCGTCAGCGGTCCGGACCTGACACGTGATAGGTCTAGGTCCCCTAGGAGAGACCCACCCATTGAGCTGGACGAACCCCCTGCTGCAACAGAACCTCTTACAAGAGAACCCCTGAATGACCCTAGAAAATCACCTGAAGCAGCAGCAGGTCACATGACCAACACATCGCCAAGAAGAATCACCACCGTTGAACTGgacccacctccaccccctgcGAGAGATCCGTACACACCCGCCAAGAATCCTGCTGAAACCACCCAAACAACCCATTTACGTTTAGTCACCCCTACGAAGGAGAAGCCTGTTGAAGCTGAGCGGGAGCCTCTTCCAGAGATCTCCAACAGATCTGGTCCAATCGgcacctccacctctcctaccCGTGCTGCCAACAACCTGTCCCCTGGACGTACCAACCTGTCCCCCAGCCTGGCTCGTCAAACCTCTAGGGAGACCTTCCTACCCTGCCACTATTGCCCCAGCCAGGGCTCTCTCCCTGCGGTGAAGACCTGCCTAGTGTGTGGAGCCTCCATGTGCTCCGAACACCTCCGGCCGCACCTGGAGTCCCCTGTCTTCCAGAGCCACACCCTGGTACCCCCTGTGGAGGACACCTCACCCTGGAGGTAAGGTTTCACTCTTATTTGAGGAGAATCTCAATTGAATTTCCTTTTCTGAGCTGCACAAAGTGAAATTCCTAACAACTTTGCATTAAAGTCTTGAATTCTTGTAAATACTTTGTGTTTCAACATTTCATTTAAAGTTGACgattgttttatttaatttattataTGACAAATCATTAAACGACTGTCAGCAAGCTGAAGTATAACTTCCATTGTCATCAGGTGCCCGGAACACCAGGAGATGAACCGAATCTACTGccgtcagtgtagtgtgtgtgtctgtaccgtGTGTACCGTGATCGGGTCGCACCGGGACCACGCTTGCGTCAGCATCAGAGAGGCCGAGAGGGAGCTGAGGGTGAGGAACAGAGGAGTATTTACCAAACACACATACCAACATACCATAAAATACCTGATCACATCCCAGTTGTATGATCCGTAGTATTCATGTTGTCTAAGTATCGTTAGTGGTGAATAACCATATCACACGTGTTACAGTATAAATACGTGTTTCAGAGAGCTAAAGCATGTCTTCTATTGACGGCAGGATGACGGCACTGTGTTTTTGTCTTTGCAGGGGAACCTGAAACAGGAGATGAAGAAGATGCAGGGAACGGAAGAGTCTTTAATCAGCAGAGTGACTGAGATGACAGAGAAGAAACGGAGATTCCAGGTAAGAAGGACAGGACCTCAGTTGGaccagggattttttttttttttagatatgACCTGACGCAAAAGCCTAATAATGTAGACACCCTGTATCCCTCTAAATCAAATGTTACAGttcactttacagtgaaatgctgaatacaacaggtgttttttattttatttcatttcacctttatttaaccaggtaggctagttgagaacacctttatttaaccaggtaggccagttgagaacacctttatttaaccaggtaggctagttgagaacacctttatttaaccaggtaggctagttgagaacacctttatttaaccaggtaggctagttgagaacacctttatttaaccaggtaggctagttgacaacaagttctcatttacaactgcgacctggccaagataaagcaaagcagtgtgaacagacaacagagttacacagggaattaacaagtcaataacacagtagaaacaaaaggggggaaaaaaggggggaaaaagagtctatatacattgtgtgcaaaaggcaagaGGAGGTAGGCCAATAATATATGTAATTACAATatagtgtagtagaccttacagtgaaatgctgaatacaacaggtgttgtagaccttacagtgaaatgcttacaagtccttaaccaacaatgcagttttaagaaagtaCCTACAAAAAGAGTATGAGAtaacaataacaaataattaaagcgCAGCAGTAAATGACAACAGcagggttatatacaggggtgtatgtggaggctatatacagggggtacccgtacagagtcaatgtggaggctatatacagggtattacggtacagagtcaatgtggaggctatatacagggtgttacggtacagagtcaatgtggaggctatatacagggggtaccggtacagagtcaatgtggaggctatatacagggggtacgagtacagagtcaatgtggagactatatacaggggggtaccggtacagagtcaatgtggagactatatacagggggtaccggtacagagtcaatgtggagactatatacagggggtaccggtacagagtcaatgtggaggctatatacagggggtaccggtacagagtcaatgtggaggctatatacagagggtaccggtacagagtcaatgtggaggctatatacggagggtaccagtacagagtcaacgtgcaggggcaccagtgtcgaggtaattgaggtaatatatacatgttggTTGAGTttgaaagtgactatgcatagacaataacTGAGTAGCAGCAGCTTAGAAGATGGGGGGTGTGTCCTTGACCAGGGTCCATGATGCTCCATGACCAGGCTCCATGACCAGGGTCCATGACCAGGGTCCATGATGCTCCATGACCAGGCTCCATGACCAGGGTCCATGATCAGGGTCCATGATGCTCCATGCATTAGACACACTACTACTCTGGATGTGTCTGTACGTTAGGCGTTTGGATACAACTATGTCTACATACTGTCACTATGTCAACCctgactcctcctctccccaggtgtTGCTAGGTGACGCGCGTGCGGGTGTGCAGCAGCAGTACGAGACCATGCGTGAGGCCctgcagcaggaggaggacaCGGCCCTGCTGTGTGTGACTCGGGTAAATAAGGAAGACAACCCAGGCTCAACTCTAGCCTAAAAAACAAACAATGATACTGGGCTTGGAAGTCAACCCGAGGCTGTAAACCTGcaaatgcttatttattttacatCCAAAGCTCAGTTCTAACACTGGGTCTCAACTCAGTTGCTTGGCAACAACACAGTTAATACTAAATGACAAAagcctgctcgtcgaacatctcattcgacaatcatgggcattaatatagagttgttcaccccccccccccctttgctgctataacagcctccactcttctgggaagactttccactagatgttggaacattgctgctataacagcctccactcttctgggaaggttttccactagatgttggaacattgctgctataacagcctccactcttctgggaaggctttccactagatgttggaacattgctgcggggacttgcttccattcagccacgagcattagtgaggtcgggcactgatgttgggcgattaggcctgactcacagctggcgttccaattcatcccaaagttgttcgatggggttgaggtcaggcctttgtgcaggccagtcaagttcttccacgccgAACTCGACAAACCACTTTTATATGGACTTGTCATGATGGAACAGGAGAGGGCAAACTTCATATGGCTCGCTAACATGACAtgtcaacagacaaacacagcctCAGTGGTACACACTGACTGCATGCTTGGTAGCATCAGAAAAAATAACTAGTTTCTAACATCCGTAATACATTCCAGTACGCTGCTTCTCCTGTCTTCTTGACATTTTAATCCGAATGTGTGCTGATTTAACCGTGCCAAACGAAACAACTCTGCCAGGCGTTGGATATTTGTCAACGACTCTGATACACAAGGCCATTCCAGTTGCACGGCTCAGGCTTTTCATGTGGAAATCTTGTATAATGCACATTTAACAGAGAATCTACTTCCAGTGTAAAAACCATGACAattcaaaaataaataataataaatcaatTTAAAACATTTAGAAGTAAGCATTGGTCTGAAGAAAGGAAATTCCCATGAGCACCACGATGCCTCCTCCACCCATGCTCTatcaaggttttacagcaccacgATGCCtcctccacccatgctctaccaaggttttacagcaccacgATGCCTggtccacccatgctctaccaaggttttacagcaccacaatgcctcctccacccatgctctatcaaggttttacagcaccacgATGCCtcctccacccatgctctaccaaggttttacagcacctcAATGCCTCCTCCACCCATGCGCTatcaaggttttacagcaccacgATGCCtcctccacccatgctctaccaaggttttacagcaccacaatgcctcctccacccatgctctaccaaggttttacagcaccacgATGCCtcctccacccatgctctaccaaggttttacagcaccacgATGCCtcctccacccatgctctaccaaggttttacagcaccacgATGCCTCCTCCACCCATGCTCTatcaaggttttacagcaccacgATGCCtcctccacccatgctctaccaaggttttacagcaccacgATGCCtcctccacccatgctctactaAGGATTTCCAGCACAGCTTTGACCTTCTACAGTAGCTATGTTGCACTATTGTAATTTAAACAATGTGTatgcaggttgcttaggattcaaaaCCTTCTCAAACTGTattgtggtgctcatgtgaatttACTTTTATTTTTCAACCACAGACCAATGCCGACTTCTCACTTAAAACGTAGTTTAAAAAAAAGGTGCATTAGTGAGTgattttattgtgtgtgtgtgtgtgtgtgtgtgtgtgtgtgtgtgtgtgtgtgtgtgtgtgtgtgtgtgtgtgtgtgtgtgtgtgtgtgtgtgtgtgtgtgtgtgtgtgtgtgtgtgtgtgtgtgtgtgtgtgtgtgtgtgtgtgtgtgtgtgtgtgtgcccaggaGGAGAGCAGAGCGGTGGGGGGACTGGAAGAACAGCTGACACAGCTACAGgaaaccctctcctccctccaacgGGGTCTTCACACTCTGGAAGGGCTGGCTGACACCCGGGGCGCAGCACGCGTACAGGAACAGTCCTTCATCACGGTACTTCCTCAATCCTCTTACTTCCTGTAGGAACATAGGGCACGTACTAAAGAGTACTACAGCAAGGAAAGTGTTTGTGTGCATACCGCACCTTGCCCTGCCCTAAATACACATGGAACAGTGGCTTGTCTCTTGTTGTCGTGACGATGGTCACCGGGAAACCCATGTTTTcttatctttttgttttgttcTTGACAGGAGTACAGTAAGATAACCAAAAGGTAAGCAACTATTATACATGACGATAGGCTAATTCTCATATAGTTTctaagaaagaaacagagagttTAGAAAAGTGAAATGGCTAGAAAAGTAAACCTTGTCTAAGCTCTTTTATATAAGTATAGAATAATTTTTATAAATGACTTAGACCACTATTCCCCAACAGATTTATTACCTTGGTGAAAATATGTATACTACGTTTTTCTGTAGATCAGCCCGCATTTCCTGTCGTAGCATTGTGATGCTGTAGCTAGCATTGTGGCGTGTACGGATGCTGTAGCTAGCATTGTGACGTGTACGGATGCTGTAGCTAGCATTGTGACGTGTACGGATGCTGTAGCTAGCATTGTGACGTGTACGGATGCTGTAGCTAGCATTGTGGCGTGTACGGATGCTGTAGTTAGCATTGTGGCGTGTTAGGATGCTGTAGCTAGCATTGTGGCGTGTACAGATGCTGTAGTTAGCATTGTGGCGTGTTAGGATGCTGTAGCTAGCATTGTGGCGTGTTAGGATGCTGTAGCTAGCATTGTGACGTGTACGGATGCTGTAGCTAGCATTGTGACGTGTACGGATGCTGTAGCTAGCATTGTGGCGTGTACGGATGCTGTAGTTAGCATTGTGATGTGTACGGATGCCGTAGCTAGCATTATGATGTGTACAGATGCTGTAGCTAGCATTGTGACGTGTATGGATGCTGTAGCTAGCATTGTGACGTGTACGGATGCTGTAGCTAGCATTGTGACGTGTACGGATGCTGTAGCTAGCATTGTGACATCTCAGGATGCTGTAGTTAGCATTGTGCCGTGGACGGATGCTGTAGCTAGCATTGTGACGTCTTAGGATGCTGTAGTTAGCATTGTGCCGTGGACGGATGCTGTAGTTAGCATTGTGATGTGTACGGATGCCGTAGCTAGCATTGTGATGCTGTAGCTAGCATTGTGCCGTGGACGGATGCTGTAGCTAGCATTGTGCCGTGGACGGATGCTGTAGCTAGCATTGTGACGTGTACGGATGCTGTAGCTAGCATTGTGACGTGTACGGATGCTGTAGCTAGCATTGTGACGTGTACGGATGCTGTAGCTAGCATTGTGACGTGTAGGATGCTGTAGCTAGCATTGTGACGTGTGTGGATGCTGTAGCTAGCATTGTGACGTGTGTGGATGCTGTAGCTAGCATTGTGACGTGGACGGATGCTGTAGCTAGCATTGTGATGCTGTAGCTAGCATTGTGGCGTGTACGGATGCTGTAGCTAGCATTGTGATGCTGTAGCTAGCATTGTGCCGTGTGTGGATGCTGTAGCTAGTTTCCGGTATATTTACAGAATGAAAATAGTTGCATAACGGTTTCTTAGTAATAGTAATACAGACTAGTAGTACAAACGGTATTGAGAGTAAACCTCatatcctgtctcctctccctccagtgtGTCTGAGAGCTGTTCTGTGGAGGAGCTGGAGGTTCCACAGGAGGTGGACAGGGCCAGGCTGAGATGCCTACAGCAGTGGACTGAGAGGCGGCTGGTCTCAGTGGTCATCTCCCTGCCTGACCGGGACCCCTTCAGACTGCTCTGTAAGGGAcaccccccacctccctcctccatctcataCAGTACCTACACCaagggttcccaaactttttttgTCCTGCGGCTCATAAAATATGCGACCCGTTACTAACGTTAGATGCTTAGCTAGTTAACTCGTTACCAACGTTAGATGCTTAGCTAGTTAGCTCGTTACCAACGTTAGATGCTTAGCTAGTTAACTCGTTACCAACGTTAGATGCTTAGCTAGTTAACTCGTTACCAACGTTAGATGCTTAGCTAGTAACTCGTTAACATTAGATGCTTATTTACAAAGATGCTTAGCTAGTTAGCTCTGAACGTTAGATGCTTAGCTAGTTAGCTCGTCAACGTTAGATCTTTACAAATCATCCTTACAGTTAGATGCTTAGCTAGTGACAGTATTTAAATCTGATGCTTAGGAAGTGACTTAAATGCATCAGAAAAGGTATTGCTTAGCTAGTTCAGAAGACAAGGCAAATAATTGTAGAAATTAACGTTGTTCATGACCTTTAAACCCCTAGTCTGATTTAGTGCCTGGTCTTGtgcactttttattttattttttaacgtttatttaaccaggcaagtcagttaagaacaaattcttattttcaatgactgtctgggaACGTTAGATGTTAACTGTTAACTAGGAAAGAAGTGGGTTCAACGGCATCTGTTACAAATCATCCtgacagaacgtgacagtattTAAATTGGAAGGAAGTGACTGAAATGCATCAGAAAAGGTATTGGCAAGTTCAGAAGACAAGGCAAATAATTGTAGAAATTAACGTTGTTCATGACCTTTAAACCCCTAGTCTGATTTACTGCCTGGTCTTGtccacttttttattttattttttaacctttatttaaccaggcaagtcagttaagaacaaattcttattttcaatgactgcctgggaacagtgggttaactggtctaggaacagtgggttaactggtctaggaacagtgggttaactggtctaggaacagtgggttaactgcctgttcaggggcggaacgacagatttgtaccttgtcagctctacactttaaccacttgcaaccttccggttactagtccaacgctctaaccactgggctaccctgccgcctctacactctaaccactgggctaccctgccgcctctacactctaaccactaggctaccctgccgcctctacactctaaccactaggctaccctgccccctctacactctaaccactaggctaccctgccgcctctacactctaaccactaggctaccctgccgcctctacactctaaccactaggctaccctgccgcctctacactctaaccactaggctaccctgccgcctctccactctaaccactaggctaccctgccgcctccactctaaccactaggctacctgccgcctctacactctaaccactaggctaccctgccgcctctccactctaaccactaggctacctgccgcctctacactctaaccattaggctaccctgccgcctctacactctaaccactaggctacctgccgcctctacactctaaccactaggctaccctgccgcctctccactctaaccactaggctacctgccgcccctccactctaatcactaggctaccctgccgcccctccactctaaccactaggctacctgccgcctctacactctaaccactaggctacctgccgcctctacactctaaccactaggctaccctgccgcacttTGTC
This sequence is a window from Oncorhynchus gorbuscha isolate QuinsamMale2020 ecotype Even-year linkage group LG01, OgorEven_v1.0, whole genome shotgun sequence. Protein-coding genes within it:
- the si:dkey-29p10.4 gene encoding tripartite motif-containing protein 16, which encodes MGQSLPTPDCEPSVCPLCHGICRNPTALRCKHVFCYCCIQELWSGSPTGPYYCPECKEEYKTLPVGFKRDTTASPWRHDAPAHTRTTAATGRGNEEDVIEINSAGWNLGKRAFISQSKRLLGKRPASSPVPGGHLHDNKRQATGSSSSSHSRGQSGDRKRPATSSSSSSANQNTSSDVELSSEEEVPAAPFSLATKPSSTASVAVSGPDLTRDRSRSPRRDPPIELDEPPAATEPLTREPLNDPRKSPEAAAGHMTNTSPRRITTVELDPPPPPARDPYTPAKNPAETTQTTHLRLVTPTKEKPVEAEREPLPEISNRSGPIGTSTSPTRAANNLSPGRTNLSPSLARQTSRETFLPCHYCPSQGSLPAVKTCLVCGASMCSEHLRPHLESPVFQSHTLVPPVEDTSPWRCPEHQEMNRIYCRQCSVCVCTVCTVIGSHRDHACVSIREAERELRGNLKQEMKKMQGTEESLISRVTEMTEKKRRFQVLLGDARAGVQQQYETMREALQQEEDTALLCVTREESRAVGGLEEQLTQLQETLSSLQRGLHTLEGLADTRGAARVQEQSFITEYSKITKSVSESCSVEELEVPQEVDRARLRCLQQWTERRLVSVVISLPDRDPFRLLYGASLRLDPDTAHPKLLISEENRKVSYSEVQQAYPEQGARFSSFPQVLASKPLEGGRAYWEVEVEEDEGKWKVGVCEGQIGRKGQKDSCRIGFNPYSWCLLSDKGKIEALHDKVAVPVEVDGLGRVGVLLDFEEGSLSFYKVAQGGALSLLHCFKQRFREPLYPALAVSKTQLNITDLFQAEQESE